A part of Methanomassiliicoccaceae archaeon genomic DNA contains:
- a CDS encoding PFL family protein: MVDFEEIFETNSMIKDESLDVRTITMGISLMDCCDPDLDRLCEKIYRKITEKARDLVSVGDDIGLEYGIPITNKRVSVTPISIVGACACKTPDDFVKIAEALDRAAKDIGINFIGGYSALVQKGMTNADRLLIRSIPKALSSTERVCGSVAAGSTRTGINMDAVRMMGDIILETAELTKDRDSIGCAKLVVFCNPPDDNPFMAGAFHGVTEPETVINVGVSGPGVVKTSISKVRGESFEVLCETIKRTAFKVTRAGQLVAKEASARLGVPFGIVDLSLAPTPEIGDSIADIIEEMGIEMTGAPGTTAALAILNDQVKKGGVMASSYVGGLSGAFIPVSEDSSMVRAAECGALCIEKLEAMTCVCSVGLDMVAIPGDTSAETISGIIADEMAIGMVNQKTTACRLIPVIGKKPGDHAEFGGLLGSAPIMPVSKFGCEGFVNRGGRIPAPIHSFRN, translated from the coding sequence ATGGTCGATTTCGAAGAGATCTTTGAAACCAACTCTATGATCAAAGACGAGAGCCTGGATGTCAGAACGATAACCATGGGCATCAGTCTCATGGACTGCTGCGACCCGGACCTGGACAGGCTTTGCGAAAAGATATACAGAAAGATCACAGAGAAGGCCAGAGATCTTGTTTCCGTCGGCGACGACATTGGCCTCGAGTACGGGATCCCGATAACGAACAAGAGGGTCTCGGTCACCCCCATCTCGATCGTAGGGGCGTGTGCATGCAAGACCCCGGACGACTTCGTGAAGATCGCCGAAGCCCTCGACAGGGCGGCCAAGGATATCGGGATAAACTTCATCGGCGGATACTCCGCACTTGTACAAAAGGGAATGACGAACGCCGACAGGCTGCTCATCAGATCGATACCGAAAGCGCTGTCGTCGACCGAAAGGGTCTGCGGCTCCGTCGCTGCAGGCTCCACGAGGACAGGCATAAACATGGACGCGGTACGGATGATGGGCGACATAATCCTGGAAACGGCAGAGCTCACCAAAGACAGAGACTCGATCGGATGTGCAAAGCTCGTGGTTTTCTGTAATCCGCCCGACGACAACCCGTTCATGGCAGGCGCGTTCCACGGGGTCACCGAGCCGGAGACCGTCATAAACGTTGGCGTATCTGGGCCCGGCGTGGTCAAGACATCCATATCCAAGGTCAGGGGCGAGAGCTTCGAGGTCCTCTGCGAAACCATCAAAAGGACTGCGTTCAAAGTTACAAGGGCAGGACAGCTTGTCGCAAAGGAGGCCTCGGCGAGGCTCGGGGTCCCTTTCGGGATCGTGGACCTCTCTTTGGCCCCCACTCCGGAGATAGGGGATTCCATCGCCGACATAATCGAAGAGATGGGCATCGAAATGACCGGCGCCCCCGGTACGACTGCGGCGCTGGCCATTCTAAATGACCAGGTCAAGAAGGGCGGGGTCATGGCGTCTTCTTACGTCGGAGGGCTGAGCGGGGCGTTCATTCCTGTATCCGAGGACAGTTCGATGGTCCGCGCGGCCGAGTGCGGTGCGCTGTGCATCGAAAAGCTGGAAGCTATGACATGCGTCTGCTCTGTCGGTCTCGATATGGTCGCCATACCGGGCGATACGTCGGCGGAGACCATATCCGGAATAATAGCGGACGAGATGGCCATCGGAATGGTTAACCAGAAAACGACCGCATGCCGCCTCATACCGGTCATCGGAAAGAAGCCGGGAGACCATGCTGAATTCGGAGGACTGCTGGGTTCTGCGCCGATCATGCCCGTAAGCAAGTTCGGTTGCGAAGGATTCGTTAACAGGGGCGGAAGGATACCTGCGCCGATACACAGCTTCAGGAACTGA
- a CDS encoding ACT domain-containing protein: protein MSKTIVTLVGRDHVGIIAAVCNFFADNNINILDIKQTTVGDYINMMMIVDTDLYRKTFAELSDGLKAVGEKVGCIIQAQHEDIFNMMHRI, encoded by the coding sequence ATGAGCAAGACAATAGTCACATTAGTAGGAAGGGACCACGTCGGGATCATAGCCGCCGTGTGCAATTTCTTCGCAGACAACAACATCAACATCCTGGACATAAAGCAGACCACGGTGGGCGATTACATCAACATGATGATGATCGTCGATACAGACCTGTACAGAAAGACTTTCGCCGAACTTTCGGATGGACTAAAGGCAGTGGGTGAAAAGGTCGGATGCATCATTCAGGCCCAGCACGAAGATATCTTCAACATGATGCACAGGATCTGA
- the cimA gene encoding citramalate synthase has translation MSVIIYDTTLRDGAQSEGISFSVQDRADVLRELDEFGIDFVECGWPGSNPMTDEFFAIAKDMDLKNTKVTAFGSTRRRDTKAEDDANLKAIVSSGAGWACIFGKTWDFQVVHALNTTKEENLAMIGDSVRFLKRSGMRVMFDAEHFFDGFYSDPEYAMEALGAATDAGAEWLVLCDTNGGTLPDRVTDAVKAVRNRYGTAVGIHCHNDSDLAVACSLAAVGAGATMVQGCINGIGERTGNANLCSIIPNLMLKMGRSTNVKDLSKLTDLSKFVGEVANTAPSPSLPYVGEKAFAHKGGMHVSAMKKDTRTYEHIKPEIVGNKRRVLISDLSGKASIMEKLNELGIGTDGSDSGLITETVKEFESRGYQFEGADASFELLVKRVRGDFKPYFTIAGFRLFIDEVENSRLISEASIKVRNSDGEIEHTASDGDGPVNAMDNALRKALSKFYPVLNGIRLSDYKVRVLDEKAATAAAVRVLIRSTDGIESWTTVGVSQNVIEASLIALVDSLEYAIMINERKAVK, from the coding sequence ATGTCAGTTATCATCTACGACACCACGCTCCGCGACGGCGCACAGAGCGAAGGAATATCTTTCTCGGTGCAGGACAGGGCAGACGTATTGCGCGAGCTGGACGAATTCGGCATAGATTTCGTCGAATGCGGATGGCCCGGGTCCAATCCTATGACGGACGAATTCTTCGCCATAGCGAAGGACATGGACTTGAAGAACACTAAAGTGACGGCCTTCGGGAGCACCCGCAGGCGCGACACCAAGGCCGAGGACGATGCGAACCTGAAGGCCATCGTATCGTCGGGGGCCGGGTGGGCATGCATATTCGGTAAGACCTGGGACTTCCAGGTCGTACATGCGCTCAACACCACTAAGGAGGAGAACCTCGCAATGATCGGCGACAGCGTCAGATTCCTGAAGAGATCAGGGATGCGCGTGATGTTCGATGCCGAGCACTTCTTCGATGGTTTTTATTCCGATCCGGAGTATGCTATGGAGGCGCTCGGGGCCGCAACGGACGCGGGCGCCGAGTGGCTGGTGCTCTGCGATACTAACGGAGGTACGCTTCCGGACCGCGTCACCGATGCCGTGAAGGCGGTGCGCAACAGATACGGCACGGCGGTGGGCATACACTGCCATAATGATTCAGACCTCGCGGTGGCATGCTCCCTGGCGGCCGTGGGGGCAGGGGCGACCATGGTCCAAGGATGCATAAACGGCATCGGCGAGAGGACGGGGAACGCGAACCTCTGTTCGATCATACCCAACCTGATGCTTAAAATGGGGCGCAGCACCAATGTAAAGGACCTTTCGAAGCTTACGGACCTTTCGAAGTTCGTAGGCGAGGTCGCCAACACCGCGCCGTCGCCTTCGCTGCCATATGTAGGGGAGAAGGCATTCGCCCACAAGGGCGGCATGCACGTTTCGGCAATGAAGAAAGATACCAGGACGTATGAGCACATAAAGCCCGAGATCGTGGGAAACAAGCGCAGGGTCCTCATATCCGACCTGTCAGGCAAGGCCAGTATAATGGAGAAGCTGAACGAGCTCGGGATCGGTACAGACGGCAGCGACAGCGGCCTCATAACCGAAACGGTGAAAGAGTTCGAATCCAGAGGATATCAGTTCGAAGGAGCGGACGCAAGCTTCGAACTGCTCGTCAAACGTGTCAGGGGCGATTTCAAACCCTATTTCACGATCGCAGGCTTCAGACTGTTCATAGACGAGGTTGAAAACAGCAGGCTGATCTCCGAGGCCAGCATCAAGGTCAGGAACAGCGACGGAGAGATTGAGCATACCGCATCCGACGGCGATGGTCCGGTCAACGCGATGGATAATGCCCTCAGAAAGGCGCTGTCGAAATTCTACCCCGTACTGAACGGCATACGCCTCTCCGATTACAAGGTCAGGGTGCTGGACGAGAAGGCCGCCACAGCGGCCGCCGTAAGGGTCCTAATACGCTCCACCGACGGCATCGAAAGCTGGACGACCGTAGGTGTCTCCCAGAATGTCATCGAAGCATCGCTGATAGCGCTCGTGGACTCGCTGGAATACGCAATAATGATCAACGAAAGGAAGGCTGTAAAATGA
- a CDS encoding homoserine dehydrogenase gives MRIFIAGFGTVGQGFAEVLESREMFFKKRYGENVKIVGVMDSKTYIVDPEGLAPMDLVSRKMETKRVGTKTYKDALEILDSVDYDILVEVSPTNYETGGQGLKNIVHALEHGKDVITTNKGPLATKFGELIALARKNRCKLKFEGSVGGAMPIINLCHDNLVGEKILSIRGILNGTCNYILSKMDSGQPFEQALKEAQQLGYAEADPTGDVGGYDSACKVVILANSVFGRNVTFSDVSITGITGITEEAITLAKSRNMVVRLIGEVTDTKLEVAPRLVPRGHPLAVTGTLNAAQILSDLAGPITITGRGAGRLETASAILSDLISVLDDREE, from the coding sequence ATGCGCATCTTCATAGCCGGATTCGGTACGGTGGGGCAGGGCTTCGCGGAAGTGCTGGAGTCGCGCGAAATGTTCTTCAAGAAACGTTACGGGGAGAATGTGAAGATCGTCGGAGTGATGGATTCCAAAACCTATATCGTCGATCCCGAAGGACTTGCGCCGATGGACCTTGTGTCCAGGAAGATGGAAACGAAGCGGGTCGGCACCAAGACGTACAAGGACGCGCTCGAGATATTGGACTCGGTGGATTATGACATACTTGTCGAGGTCAGCCCCACCAACTACGAGACCGGAGGGCAGGGTCTGAAGAACATCGTCCACGCGCTCGAACACGGCAAGGACGTGATAACCACCAACAAGGGGCCCCTTGCAACGAAGTTCGGGGAACTGATAGCGCTTGCCAGGAAGAACAGGTGCAAGCTGAAGTTCGAGGGTTCCGTAGGCGGCGCAATGCCGATAATCAACCTCTGCCACGACAATCTCGTCGGAGAGAAGATACTATCGATACGCGGCATACTGAACGGTACCTGCAACTATATATTGAGCAAAATGGACAGCGGGCAGCCGTTCGAACAGGCCCTCAAGGAAGCGCAACAGCTCGGCTATGCCGAGGCGGACCCTACAGGAGATGTCGGGGGCTACGACAGCGCATGCAAGGTCGTGATCCTGGCTAACTCTGTCTTCGGCCGCAACGTCACTTTCTCCGATGTTTCGATAACCGGGATAACCGGCATCACGGAAGAGGCCATCACGCTCGCGAAATCGCGCAATATGGTCGTGCGCCTGATAGGAGAAGTTACCGATACCAAGTTAGAGGTGGCACCGAGACTCGTGCCCAGGGGGCACCCGCTTGCTGTCACCGGGACATTGAACGCGGCGCAGATACTCAGCGACCTCGCCGGCCCGATCACCATCACCGGACGCGGGGCCGGACGTCTGGAGACCGCATCGGCGATACTCAGCGACCTGATATCCGTGCTGGACGACAGAGAGGAATGA
- a CDS encoding homoserine dehydrogenase yields MIVNAELYVKDLPGQLVGSLEPISMVDGNIMGVVHDREQIVNHRISLNVTFEVEDTTQLKRLEDIWKSRDIIISSIGSVYSTFSMEYLLIGRITASYIEQLMDEASHAVMIDSVDIQYSSKNHDEKRTAMISVKVREENDLDKLDMFLRHACRESAITYIRGL; encoded by the coding sequence ATGATAGTGAACGCAGAACTGTACGTCAAAGACCTCCCCGGTCAGCTCGTGGGTTCCCTCGAACCGATATCCATGGTCGACGGGAACATCATGGGCGTCGTCCACGACCGCGAGCAGATAGTCAATCACAGGATTTCGCTCAACGTCACTTTCGAGGTCGAGGACACGACGCAGCTCAAAAGACTGGAGGACATATGGAAATCCAGGGACATCATAATATCCAGCATAGGTTCCGTATACAGCACGTTCTCGATGGAATATCTCCTGATAGGGCGTATCACAGCTTCGTACATCGAACAGCTCATGGACGAGGCCTCTCATGCGGTCATGATAGACTCCGTAGACATCCAGTACTCGTCGAAGAACCATGACGAGAAGCGCACAGCGATGATATCTGTGAAGGTACGCGAAGAAAACGACCTCGATAAGTTGGACATGTTCCTAAGGCACGCATGCCGGGAAAGCGCTATCACGTATATCAGGGGGCTTTGA
- a CDS encoding nitrogenase component 1, translated as MYQIAFYGKGGIGKSTMAANISVALAGKGARVMQIGCDPKHDSTRLLLGGRVQTTVLDYVREVPAGKRKIEDVMMKGTSGILCIEAGGPEPGIGCAGRGILTAFDTLKKLGADDYDVEVKIYDVLGDVVCGGFAVPLRGEYADGIVLVTSGEFMSLYAANNIMKGLTNFDTGKPRLIGIILNSRGVEGEEETVRRFAEAAGTKIIAVIPRHRLFYEAESSGHTVREMFPSSKLSETMDSVAQYVIDVRDGKNQASFSHPLNDDQMSDLAAGREIRRGTCGEALRPRCTTCNPRTSIKESKIMSSCAAYGAAAAYLKMNDVAVVLHGPLSCAYLMDTARAKAVLELYAGGIYSTDPNHNLRCTMMDDSSSIFGGVGNLERTLRDTIGEGYRKIAVVTTCMPGIIGDDSLTVIKKVIGDNPGVSIHYVPADGDVNGEFTDGFMMAVEKITETMDTSLEKERGTVNIIGTSFFDLHSLRNAKEVERLFSAFGLKENCRFLDETSSEAVAGFCRGHIDLMVNDSATTREMASIIESKTERVALSVPLPVGLHDYVEWVRQIGKMMDLEEEAEREIERAESDHEEFIEAHSRHFRGRKVIVMNRTSQNIDWLIDMLIWLGAEICRVGCVPSARKSGSRSASRHSDIIMSDYDTDDLRRDLANMDPDLIIGEFTGPIGSRCRISRIGKIGIGILPTKEYVEYLENIMRLPREEGWKEGRKV; from the coding sequence ATGTATCAGATAGCATTCTACGGGAAAGGAGGAATAGGAAAGTCGACCATGGCCGCAAACATATCGGTCGCCCTAGCGGGCAAGGGAGCCAGGGTGATGCAGATAGGGTGCGACCCCAAGCACGACTCGACAAGACTTCTTCTCGGGGGGCGGGTCCAGACGACGGTACTGGACTACGTGCGTGAAGTACCGGCAGGAAAGAGAAAGATCGAAGATGTGATGATGAAAGGCACATCCGGGATACTGTGCATCGAGGCGGGAGGTCCCGAACCAGGCATAGGATGCGCGGGGCGCGGTATACTGACGGCGTTTGATACGCTGAAGAAACTGGGCGCAGACGACTACGACGTCGAAGTGAAGATTTACGACGTCCTCGGGGATGTGGTGTGCGGTGGTTTTGCAGTCCCGCTGAGGGGAGAGTATGCCGACGGAATAGTGCTGGTCACATCCGGCGAGTTCATGTCGTTATACGCCGCCAACAACATAATGAAGGGGCTGACCAACTTTGACACAGGCAAACCCAGATTGATAGGAATCATACTCAATTCGCGCGGAGTGGAGGGGGAAGAGGAAACCGTCAGGCGGTTCGCCGAAGCCGCGGGGACCAAGATAATAGCGGTCATCCCCCGCCATAGGCTGTTCTATGAGGCCGAATCATCCGGCCATACGGTCCGCGAGATGTTCCCGAGTTCAAAGTTATCAGAAACGATGGATTCAGTGGCACAGTACGTCATCGACGTTCGCGATGGGAAGAACCAGGCGTCGTTTTCCCATCCGCTCAACGACGACCAGATGTCGGACCTTGCGGCAGGACGCGAAATACGCAGAGGAACATGCGGAGAAGCACTGCGACCCAGATGTACGACGTGCAATCCCAGGACTTCTATCAAAGAATCGAAGATAATGAGCTCTTGCGCCGCATACGGGGCCGCAGCAGCATATCTCAAAATGAACGACGTGGCCGTAGTCCTCCACGGGCCGCTGAGCTGCGCGTATCTCATGGACACGGCGCGCGCCAAAGCAGTTCTCGAACTTTATGCGGGCGGAATATATTCTACGGATCCGAACCACAATCTTAGGTGCACGATGATGGACGACAGCTCCTCCATATTCGGAGGGGTCGGGAACCTCGAAAGGACCCTGAGAGATACAATTGGGGAGGGATACAGGAAAATCGCAGTGGTAACAACGTGTATGCCCGGCATCATCGGCGATGACAGTCTGACGGTGATAAAAAAGGTGATCGGGGATAACCCCGGGGTCAGCATCCATTATGTCCCGGCAGATGGGGACGTCAACGGCGAATTCACAGACGGATTCATGATGGCCGTCGAAAAAATAACGGAGACCATGGACACCTCGTTGGAGAAGGAGCGGGGCACGGTGAACATCATAGGTACGTCATTTTTCGATCTTCATTCACTCAGGAACGCGAAAGAGGTGGAAAGGTTATTCTCCGCTTTCGGCCTAAAAGAGAACTGCAGGTTTCTGGACGAGACATCTTCGGAAGCTGTGGCAGGCTTTTGCAGAGGTCACATAGATCTGATGGTCAACGACTCCGCCACAACGAGGGAAATGGCCTCTATAATAGAATCGAAGACCGAGAGGGTGGCGCTGTCCGTGCCGTTGCCAGTCGGTCTCCACGACTATGTGGAGTGGGTTCGCCAGATAGGAAAGATGATGGATCTGGAAGAGGAAGCGGAAAGAGAGATCGAACGGGCAGAATCGGATCACGAGGAGTTCATAGAGGCGCACAGTCGCCATTTCAGAGGCAGAAAGGTCATCGTAATGAACAGGACGTCGCAGAATATCGATTGGCTGATCGACATGCTGATCTGGTTAGGAGCGGAAATTTGCAGGGTGGGATGTGTTCCCAGCGCTCGCAAGTCCGGGTCGAGATCCGCATCCCGCCACTCGGACATCATAATGTCGGATTACGACACGGACGACCTCAGACGTGACCTGGCTAACATGGACCCAGACCTTATCATCGGTGAATTCACCGGGCCTATAGGGAGCAGGTGCCGTATATCCAGGATCGGAAAGATAGGCATAGGCATTCTCCCGACCAAAGAGTACGTCGAGTACCTGGAAAATATAATGAGGCTTCCCCGGGAGGAAGGTTGGAAGGAGGGAAGGAAAGTATGA
- a CDS encoding nitrogenase component 1 gives MEGGKESMRTLPDGFNGAIMAVESITDAIAFLHGPGGCRVRHMVHSTAVFPREDPGDKDGYDIPYFYSYPRVPATYLDEYDYINGAAYKLSEGLHIVSSKKPALVVIIDSPGAGLIGDNHEKAVWELGLESKVVCMDESLISMPFTICYGHTLRAVVEKLGPERGRREKNTVNIIGLTIMDKDWRAAADELRGLVESMGLKVKSVPGAGASTSELRDSVNAEYSIVVCPEACAGLSELYESYGVKVVRSDAGAPVGFDATERWITSIAEATGRDPTSALGSVRRAKERVYEKFVGTKYNSLRIKGMSFSAAGTASVIRSLTEWLYHYLAMAPVAVSVDPGADKDEVEALKVFLDSAGYPESFGREPREGSGAVFCEGITAYTMLLNGGCRIGVPIGYSSMGLDDVISRPVYGVQGAMYILDEILHGVRGN, from the coding sequence TTGGAAGGAGGGAAGGAAAGTATGAGGACCCTGCCCGACGGTTTCAACGGTGCCATCATGGCGGTAGAGAGCATAACCGACGCCATAGCTTTCCTGCACGGCCCAGGAGGATGCAGGGTAAGGCACATGGTCCATTCGACAGCCGTCTTTCCCCGCGAGGACCCTGGAGACAAGGATGGGTACGACATACCATATTTCTACAGCTACCCGAGGGTGCCAGCAACATATCTCGACGAATATGATTACATAAACGGTGCGGCGTATAAGTTATCGGAAGGACTGCATATAGTTTCATCCAAGAAGCCGGCCCTCGTAGTGATCATCGATTCACCGGGCGCGGGGCTCATCGGCGATAATCACGAAAAGGCCGTGTGGGAGCTCGGACTTGAATCCAAGGTCGTATGCATGGACGAATCCCTCATATCTATGCCGTTCACCATTTGCTACGGCCACACGCTCAGAGCAGTAGTGGAGAAGCTCGGACCGGAAAGAGGCCGCCGGGAGAAGAATACGGTCAATATAATCGGCCTGACCATCATGGATAAGGACTGGAGGGCCGCCGCGGACGAGCTGCGGGGGCTGGTCGAGTCCATGGGCCTGAAAGTAAAGTCCGTTCCCGGTGCTGGAGCTTCCACCTCGGAGCTCCGCGACTCCGTTAATGCGGAATACAGCATCGTGGTGTGCCCGGAGGCGTGTGCCGGCCTGTCCGAGCTTTACGAATCATATGGGGTGAAAGTGGTGCGCTCGGATGCGGGCGCCCCCGTAGGATTCGATGCCACCGAGAGATGGATAACGTCGATAGCGGAGGCTACGGGCAGGGACCCGACGTCGGCGCTGGGGTCCGTCCGCAGGGCGAAGGAGAGAGTATATGAGAAATTTGTCGGTACGAAGTATAATTCGCTGCGCATAAAAGGAATGTCATTTTCCGCAGCCGGCACGGCATCGGTCATAAGGTCGCTGACAGAGTGGCTCTATCATTATCTGGCCATGGCGCCGGTCGCGGTATCGGTAGATCCCGGGGCCGATAAAGACGAGGTCGAGGCGCTTAAGGTATTTTTGGATTCGGCAGGATACCCCGAATCTTTTGGCCGGGAACCGAGAGAAGGTTCGGGCGCAGTCTTCTGCGAAGGCATAACCGCCTACACGATGCTATTGAACGGCGGGTGCAGGATCGGAGTGCCCATCGGATATTCCTCGATGGGCCTTGACGACGTGATTTCTCGCCCGGTGTACGGGGTACAGGGCGCGATGTACATACTGGATGAGATCCTGCACGGCGTAAGGGGAAATTGA
- a CDS encoding ABC transporter permease — translation MISFLKQTYYVAWGDLMFIKHNFLNILVMSVMSPLLYLIAFGYGLRTGTTDIGVSYVAFVIPGIVALSSLSSSFSSTSTRMNVQRLYYKSFDEMMMCPLSLPAIIFGKSVLGIFRGLMSCVLIYALGLFLAPELVLSPLFALCVILSCLAFSFLGMSAALLAKSHQSLATFNSLIILPMTFLCGTFFSVSSLSPIFQGVLYCLPLTHASECIRAAALPGYLDFPWISLMVLAAFSLAFFALDYYLLKTRKI, via the coding sequence ATGATCAGCTTCCTTAAGCAGACGTATTACGTTGCCTGGGGAGACCTCATGTTCATCAAGCACAATTTCCTGAACATTCTGGTTATGAGCGTCATGAGCCCCTTGCTGTATCTTATCGCGTTCGGATACGGGCTCAGGACGGGGACGACCGATATCGGAGTATCGTACGTTGCGTTCGTAATACCGGGTATCGTTGCACTCTCTTCCCTCTCGTCGTCATTCTCGTCGACGTCCACAAGAATGAACGTCCAGAGGCTCTACTACAAGAGTTTTGACGAAATGATGATGTGCCCTTTGAGCCTTCCCGCCATTATTTTCGGAAAATCTGTGCTTGGGATATTCAGGGGATTGATGAGCTGTGTCCTGATTTACGCCCTCGGGTTGTTTCTGGCGCCGGAACTCGTACTTTCGCCGTTATTTGCGCTGTGCGTGATCTTGTCCTGCCTGGCCTTCTCTTTCCTCGGCATGTCCGCGGCGCTGCTGGCCAAATCTCATCAGAGCCTCGCGACCTTCAACAGCCTGATCATACTTCCGATGACATTTCTGTGCGGAACGTTCTTTTCGGTTTCTTCTCTGTCCCCGATTTTCCAGGGAGTGCTGTATTGCCTTCCGCTGACCCATGCCAGCGAGTGCATAAGGGCCGCGGCGCTACCCGGCTATTTGGATTTCCCATGGATTTCGCTGATGGTGTTGGCCGCGTTCAGTCTGGCATTCTTCGCTTTGGACTACTATCTGCTGAAGACGAGAAAGATCTGA
- a CDS encoding ABC transporter ATP-binding protein — translation MNDIIIIDDLVKKFGEKTAVDHLNLRIRHGELFGFLGPNGAGKTTTVRCIATLTGYDSGTITVDGFDIKRDPTEAKNRMGVIQQQISLDKDLTVMENMVSHAMYHMMPKKERNEKIKELSDYFGLKEYLGMPVDSLSGGWKKRVAIVCAVLHEPKVLFLDEPTSGLDINARRLLWDVVRSLNRKGTTIFLTTHYIEEAEALCDRVGIIDQGKVIALDEPKKLCDAMGSTAVEYMAEKRTQYKYFRSRDEAKAFVSSLDSEENVLIRNINLEDVFVELTGKSVGAQK, via the coding sequence ATGAATGATATCATCATCATTGACGATCTTGTCAAAAAATTCGGGGAGAAAACGGCTGTAGATCATTTGAATCTGAGGATCCGCCACGGAGAGCTATTCGGATTCCTGGGGCCCAACGGCGCCGGAAAGACGACGACGGTAAGGTGCATCGCCACACTGACCGGATATGATTCTGGTACCATCACAGTCGATGGTTTCGATATCAAGAGGGACCCGACAGAGGCAAAGAATCGGATGGGGGTCATACAGCAGCAGATCTCCCTTGACAAGGACCTTACCGTTATGGAGAACATGGTCTCCCACGCAATGTACCATATGATGCCGAAGAAAGAGAGAAACGAAAAAATCAAGGAGCTCTCGGACTACTTCGGTCTAAAAGAATATCTCGGAATGCCCGTTGATTCGCTTTCCGGAGGTTGGAAGAAAAGAGTGGCTATAGTCTGCGCCGTCTTGCATGAACCGAAGGTCCTGTTCCTGGACGAGCCCACGTCCGGCCTCGACATCAACGCAAGGCGCCTCCTATGGGATGTAGTCAGATCCCTCAACCGAAAGGGCACGACGATCTTCCTGACCACTCACTACATAGAAGAGGCGGAGGCTCTGTGCGACAGGGTCGGAATCATAGACCAGGGCAAAGTAATAGCATTGGATGAGCCCAAAAAGCTCTGCGATGCCATGGGTTCGACGGCGGTCGAGTACATGGCCGAAAAAAGGACCCAGTATAAGTATTTCCGGAGCAGGGACGAGGCCAAGGCTTTCGTCTCATCCCTCGATAGCGAAGAGAATGTACTGATAAGGAACATCAACCTTGAGGACGTATTCGTAGAACTCACCGGAAAGAGCGTGGGGGCACAGAAATGA
- a CDS encoding ABC transporter ATP-binding protein, which produces MEMKAVDLGFRYYDNVILSDVNVDLEGNKMVSIIGPNGVGKTTLIHCFSKILKPTDGRVYVNGKDIEDYKLKELAKIIAYVPCTSLDTFPLTVTDTVLLGRNPHSKWGSLNRDLEKVQETLRLLGIEDLAMRPFNELSAGQRQKVVLARGLVQESQILLLDEPTANLDIKHQMGVTRLLRDYSHKQGIMVIMISHDLNIAAKYSDEVIMLYGGNIFAKGSPKDTINPENIEAVYGVRSKTVINNGRPHVILEDDDDPKTNICAGA; this is translated from the coding sequence ATGGAGATGAAGGCCGTCGATCTGGGTTTCAGGTATTATGATAATGTGATATTGAGCGATGTCAACGTAGACCTCGAAGGCAACAAAATGGTGTCGATAATAGGTCCCAACGGAGTCGGAAAGACCACGCTCATTCACTGCTTCAGTAAGATACTGAAGCCCACAGACGGACGGGTGTATGTAAACGGAAAAGATATCGAAGATTACAAACTGAAGGAACTGGCTAAAATAATCGCATACGTCCCGTGCACTTCGCTGGACACATTCCCCCTGACCGTAACGGACACGGTTCTTTTGGGAAGAAATCCCCACAGTAAATGGGGGTCCCTGAACAGGGACCTGGAGAAGGTGCAGGAGACATTGCGGCTGCTGGGGATCGAGGATCTTGCCATGAGACCTTTCAACGAGCTTTCGGCAGGGCAACGTCAAAAAGTGGTGCTCGCCAGAGGGCTCGTGCAAGAGTCCCAGATATTGCTTCTGGACGAACCCACGGCGAACCTGGACATCAAACACCAAATGGGCGTTACCAGATTGCTGCGTGACTACTCGCACAAGCAGGGCATAATGGTGATAATGATCAGCCATGACCTCAACATCGCTGCAAAGTATTCTGACGAAGTCATCATGTTGTACGGGGGGAACATATTCGCCAAGGGGTCGCCGAAGGACACAATCAATCCGGAGAACATAGAGGCTGTGTACGGTGTCAGGTCGAAAACCGTCATCAATAACGGTCGGCCGCATGTGATCCTCGAAGATGACGACGACCCGAAAACAAACATCTGCGCGGGTGCTTGA